The Chrysiogenia bacterium genome segment AGGTGGACACCGGGGCGCGCACCAGCGCCCTGCACGCCGACGACCTGGAGTTCTTCGAGCGCAGCGGGCAGCCCTGGGTGCGCTTTGTCGTCCATCCAGAGCAGCGAACCAACCGCGTCGAAGTGCGTTGCGAAGCGCCGGTTCTTGAAGACCGGCAGGTGAAGAGTTCCACGGGATCGATTACACACCGGCCCGTGATCGAGACCCGGATCTCGCTGGGAGGGCAGAGCTGGCCCATTGAGCTCACCCTCATCAACCGCGATGAAATGGGTTTCCGGATGTTGCTCGGGCGCACGGCCATCAAGCGGCGCTTCGTGGTGGATGTGAGCCATTCCTACGTGCAGAGCCATGAGACCGACCTGGCGCACCGGCGGGCGGCAAAAAAAGTGAAGAAGAAAAAGAAGGCTTCGAAGAAGCCGGGGAGAAAATCAGTCCAGTCATGAGAATCGTCATCCTCAGCCGCGGCCCGTTGCTCTACTCCACCCAGCGCCTCAAAGAGGCGGGCGAGCAGCGCGGGCACGAAGTGCGCGTCGTCGACTACCTTCGCTGCTACATGAACATCGCCTCGGGCCGCCCGAGCGTGGTGTATGCGGGCGGAGAGCTGACGGACGTGGACGCGGTGATCCCGCGCATCGGCGCAAGCCATACCTTCTATGGCGCCGCCGTGGTGCGGCAGTTCGAGATGATGGACGTCTTTTGCCTGAACAGCTCCACGGCAATCGCGCGCTCGCGCGACAAGCTCCACACCCTGCAGCTCCTCTCGCGCAAGGGCGTGGGACTTCCCGTCACCGGGTTTGCCCACTCCTCGAAAGACGTGAGCGGCGTGATCGACATCGTCGGCGGCGCGCCGCTGGTGATCAAGCTGCTGGAAGGGACCCAGGGCATCGGCGTCGTACTCGCCGAGACGCGCCAGGCCGCCAAGAGCGTGATCGAGGCCTTCCAGGGAATTCACGCCAACATCCTGGTGCAGGAATTCATCAAGGAAGCCGGTGGATCCGACATCCGCTGTTTTGTCGTCGGCGACCGCGTCGTGGCCAGCATGGTGCGGCAGGGCGCCCCCGGAGAGTTCCGCTCCAACATCCACCGCGGCGGCGAGGCCGTGCGCGCCAAGCTCACCCCCATCGAGCGCAAGACCGCCGTGACGGCGGCCAAGGTGATGAAGCTCAAGGTGGCCGGCGTCGACATGCTCCGCTCCAACCACGGCCCGGTGATCATGGAAGTGAACTCCTCGCCCGGCCTCGAAGGAATCGAGCAGGCCAGCGAACGCGACGTCGCCGGCAAGGTGATCGAGTTCATCGAGAAAAGCCTCGAAGCCCCCAGAAAGCCCCGCAAGGAAGGCGGCGAGAGCGTCGAGGAAGATGAGATTACTGGGTTGTAGCTATTGGAATTGACCTTGGAAGGCGGTTGGGATATTCAGATCTTATGTTACTGAATCTTTGGTGCTTGGACCGTATCGGATGCGTGCAAGGTGTGAGGCCGCTATGAGACCGGTTTTTGATGAATGGACCATCGTGTTGAACGGTGCATGGAATGCCGCAATCCTAACGCCGGATTGGGTCGGTCGCAATCTACTTGATACTGCGCAGGTCCAAGTCGAACTCAACTTCGGAAATCTGGGACAGTCGATCAAGATGACGAATGAGGGCGTTATGGTTGTCC includes the following:
- the rimK gene encoding 30S ribosomal protein S6--L-glutamate ligase is translated as MRIVILSRGPLLYSTQRLKEAGEQRGHEVRVVDYLRCYMNIASGRPSVVYAGGELTDVDAVIPRIGASHTFYGAAVVRQFEMMDVFCLNSSTAIARSRDKLHTLQLLSRKGVGLPVTGFAHSSKDVSGVIDIVGGAPLVIKLLEGTQGIGVVLAETRQAAKSVIEAFQGIHANILVQEFIKEAGGSDIRCFVVGDRVVASMVRQGAPGEFRSNIHRGGEAVRAKLTPIERKTAVTAAKVMKLKVAGVDMLRSNHGPVIMEVNSSPGLEGIEQASERDVAGKVIEFIEKSLEAPRKPRKEGGESVEEDEITGL
- a CDS encoding ATP-dependent zinc protease, whose amino-acid sequence is MSAPVQKAARQVVGWREWVELPELGVTTKVKVDTGARTSALHADDLEFFERSGQPWVRFVVHPEQRTNRVEVRCEAPVLEDRQVKSSTGSITHRPVIETRISLGGQSWPIELTLINRDEMGFRMLLGRTAIKRRFVVDVSHSYVQSHETDLAHRRAAKKVKKKKKASKKPGRKSVQS